Below is a window of Agrobacterium vitis DNA.
GTTTTCCGGGTGCTGAGCGCATACTGGCCGAGCTGTCAAACGGCCCTGCCCGCCGCCGCGTTGGCCTGAAGCCGGAAGGCAAAGCCCCCGTGCGCGGCCATTGCAAGCTGTTTACGGACGCCGAGGGCAAGGTTGAGGTTGGCGAAGTCACGTCTGGCGGCTTTGGACCGACTGTCGAAGGCCCCGTTGCCATGGGCTACGTCCTTGCCGACCACGCCAGTGTTGGCACCCAGCTTTTTGCAGAAGTGCGCGGTAAATATCTGCCTGTTGCCGTCGCCACCCTGCCCTTCATTACACCCACCTACAAACGCTAAATCTCCGGAGAGACCCATGTTGAAATTCACCTCTGAACATGAATGGCTGCAAATTGAAGGCGATGTCGCCACGGTTGGCATTACCGCCCACGCTGCCGAACAGCTTGGCGATCTGGTGTTTGTAGAGCTGCCAGAAGTCGGTAGCACCTTTGCAAAAGACGGTCAGGCCGCAACGGTTGAAAGCGTCAAGGCAGCGTCCGACGTCTATTGTCCGCTGGATGGCGAAGTGACTGAGATCAATCAGGCGATTGTCGATGATCCATCGCTGGTTAATTCCGATCCGCGTGGCGCTGGCTGGTTCTTCAAGCTGAAGCTTGCCAACCCTACTGACGCCGAAACCCTCCTGAACGAAGCCGCTTACAACGAGCTGATCGCA
It encodes the following:
- the gcvH gene encoding glycine cleavage system protein GcvH; translation: MLKFTSEHEWLQIEGDVATVGITAHAAEQLGDLVFVELPEVGSTFAKDGQAATVESVKAASDVYCPLDGEVTEINQAIVDDPSLVNSDPRGAGWFFKLKLANPTDAETLLNEAAYNELIA